The following proteins are encoded in a genomic region of Paenibacillus antri:
- a CDS encoding M28 family peptidase, which translates to MNTVTAAVPVNTLLSRYGFRASDLVTPDSSYGALLDRALHEAGIGLDELPSISEQDWQLALRKARDRFDGPGGETLVDPRRAPLPLSSIDFYMAGVVRWMNELGIHTYSCCDGHGKRLPHANMISYLGTQQKHILQVSAPEGMSLRAQGRRVQWEMNPSEPERLLQFAERLYCIVSEPATLFRYEADRFAEGLVELLEIPGESGSEERIRRAAIAKLRRHADDLFVDRAGNVCAAILCGEGPTVLLSAHMDVFSEIEPERRIVRRGTELSSSEGILGADDRAGMAVILELCRRVHRTNFNGTLKVALTVREEIGLEGSQALDAAWLEDVRGAIVVDRRGTRDIVTSCGRVIPFCSEAYGRLFEAAGALAGMPDWRVTPGGSSDAKVLATEFGIPSVNLSAGYRHEHTSSETVDYLATYQTVKLIECVLHRNMIQ; encoded by the coding sequence ATGAACACAGTTACAGCCGCAGTTCCAGTAAACACGCTCTTATCCCGTTACGGCTTCCGCGCCTCCGACCTGGTAACACCGGACTCTTCTTACGGTGCACTGCTCGACCGCGCGCTGCACGAAGCCGGTATCGGCTTGGATGAACTTCCTTCGATTTCGGAACAGGACTGGCAGCTCGCCCTCCGCAAGGCCCGCGACCGTTTCGACGGCCCCGGCGGCGAGACGCTCGTCGACCCGCGCCGCGCCCCGCTCCCATTGTCGAGCATCGACTTCTACATGGCGGGCGTCGTCCGCTGGATGAACGAGCTCGGCATTCATACCTACTCCTGCTGCGACGGGCACGGCAAGCGGCTGCCTCACGCGAATATGATCTCGTATCTCGGCACCCAGCAAAAACACATCCTGCAGGTTAGCGCTCCGGAAGGGATGTCGCTGCGCGCGCAGGGGCGCCGGGTCCAATGGGAGATGAATCCCTCCGAGCCCGAGCGGCTGCTTCAATTCGCAGAACGATTATACTGCATCGTCTCCGAACCCGCCACGCTGTTTCGCTACGAGGCGGATCGGTTCGCGGAAGGCTTGGTGGAGCTGTTGGAGATTCCGGGGGAGAGCGGCTCCGAGGAGCGGATTCGACGCGCGGCGATCGCGAAGCTGCGTCGGCATGCCGACGATCTGTTCGTCGATCGCGCGGGGAACGTATGCGCCGCGATCCTCTGCGGCGAAGGTCCGACCGTGCTGCTGTCCGCTCATATGGACGTCTTCAGCGAGATCGAGCCGGAGCGGCGTATCGTTCGCCGCGGGACGGAGCTGTCCAGCTCCGAGGGGATCCTCGGCGCCGACGACCGGGCCGGGATGGCCGTCATCCTGGAGCTGTGCCGCCGCGTGCACCGGACGAACTTCAACGGGACATTGAAGGTAGCGCTCACCGTTCGGGAGGAGATCGGACTGGAAGGTTCCCAAGCGTTGGACGCGGCATGGCTGGAGGACGTGCGTGGCGCGATCGTCGTCGACCGCCGCGGCACCCGAGACATCGTCACCTCGTGCGGCCGGGTAATTCCGTTCTGCAGCGAAGCGTACGGCCGATTGTTCGAAGCGGCCGGCGCCCTCGCCGGCATGCCCGACTGGCGCGTCACGCCGGGCGGCTCCAGCGACGCCAAGGTGCTGGCAACGGAGTTCGGCATCCCGTCCGTCAATCTCTCGGCGGGGTACCGCCACGAGCACACGTCCAGCGAAACCGTCGATTACCTCGCGACGTACCAGACCGTCAAGCTGATCGAGTGCGTGCTTCATCGGAATATGATTCAGTAA
- a CDS encoding vWA domain-containing protein, with protein sequence MLESIRTVSVKTTWERPYIPVGGLERAYLLVEVRGSGTRRGERPPLNLALVLDRSGSMAGAPIEYSKRACRFVADQMREGDRLRLVAFDDEVQTIDPPTKERIAAIQPGGSTNLSGGLMEGAQQVRRSVASGTTNRVILLSDGHANHGITSKPKLGAIAKEYLAAGVSVTTMGVGDGFDEELLETIAELGGGRFYYIGTAEEIPSIFERELDGLLSTVAHNLKLTLRPAEGTSVTNVYGAASESDSRGTIVSLGDLGDGAVKTLLVELSIESGRPGRRTALALAWEYADVTDGAEHCRFAAELPVEFTNDGALLSLPRDPEVTKQAELTRSALAIESAMAALDGGRSEEGQRLLREQAERLREMASALNAPSLAAESELLSEQLESFSYDRAARKKLHAQKYRQMKGK encoded by the coding sequence ATGCTTGAATCCATTCGCACCGTATCCGTGAAAACAACCTGGGAGCGGCCCTACATCCCCGTCGGCGGGCTCGAGAGAGCGTACCTGCTCGTCGAGGTCCGCGGCAGCGGCACCCGCCGCGGCGAGCGGCCGCCTCTCAACTTGGCGCTTGTCCTCGACCGCAGCGGGTCGATGGCCGGCGCGCCGATCGAATATAGCAAGAGAGCATGCCGATTCGTGGCGGACCAGATGCGGGAGGGGGACCGGCTGCGTCTGGTCGCGTTCGACGACGAGGTGCAGACGATCGATCCTCCGACGAAGGAGCGGATCGCGGCCATTCAACCGGGAGGCAGCACGAACCTTAGCGGAGGTCTGATGGAAGGGGCGCAGCAGGTGCGGAGGTCCGTCGCGAGCGGGACGACGAACCGCGTCATCCTGTTGTCGGACGGCCATGCCAACCATGGGATTACGAGCAAGCCGAAGCTCGGCGCGATCGCGAAGGAGTACTTGGCCGCCGGCGTGTCCGTGACGACGATGGGCGTCGGGGACGGCTTCGACGAGGAGCTGCTCGAGACGATCGCCGAACTGGGCGGGGGAAGGTTCTATTATATCGGGACGGCGGAGGAGATTCCGAGCATTTTCGAGAGGGAACTGGACGGTCTTCTCTCTACGGTCGCGCACAACCTGAAGCTGACGCTGCGGCCGGCGGAGGGGACGAGCGTGACGAACGTGTACGGGGCAGCGTCGGAGTCGGACTCGCGGGGAACGATTGTTTCGTTAGGCGACCTCGGCGACGGGGCGGTGAAGACGTTGCTGGTAGAACTGTCGATAGAGTCCGGGCGACCGGGGCGGCGGACGGCGCTCGCGCTGGCTTGGGAGTACGCGGATGTGACGGACGGCGCCGAGCATTGCCGATTCGCCGCGGAGCTTCCGGTAGAGTTTACGAATGACGGCGCGTTGCTGAGCCTTCCGCGGGACCCGGAGGTGACGAAGCAGGCGGAGCTGACGCGGTCGGCGCTGGCGATCGAGTCCGCCATGGCGGCGCTGGACGGCGGGCGGAGCGAGGAGGGACAGCGGCTGCTGCGGGAACAGGCGGAGCGCCTGAGGGAGATGGCGTCCGCGCTGAACGCGCCGTCGCTGGCGGCGGAATCGGAGCTCCTGTCGGAGCAGCTCGAGAGCTTCTCTTATGACCGCGCGGCCCGCAAGAAGCTGCACGCGCAGAAGTACCGGCAGATGAAGGGGAAGTAG
- a CDS encoding ornithine carbamoyltransferase: protein MHFIDLKHFASGQIQDIYAIADTLRTNPCRPLEGKTFILFFPQTSLRTRTTFESGIRQLGGDCILFPPETLDRREELIDTVKYLENWADGIVVRHPDAAKVKLLAEHAAIPIINAMTSENHPCEVVADFYALRQRREDYLDLVYTYVGPVGNIFKAWADLAEVMNLRFHHVCTPDNEYREPDANYRFHSDLDDILPQSDVILTDSLPDSYRNSEYIDAYQITLEKLRTAKPRAMLNPCPPFFRSEEVSEDAIDSEFFVGYGFKKDLLLVQQAILVYCLFGRL from the coding sequence ATGCATTTTATTGATCTGAAGCATTTCGCAAGCGGGCAAATCCAGGATATCTATGCGATTGCCGACACCCTGAGGACAAATCCGTGCAGGCCGTTGGAAGGAAAGACGTTCATTCTCTTCTTTCCGCAGACTAGCCTTCGAACGAGAACGACGTTCGAGAGCGGCATTCGGCAGCTGGGAGGGGACTGTATTCTCTTCCCGCCGGAGACGTTGGACCGAAGGGAAGAGCTGATCGATACCGTCAAGTATTTGGAAAATTGGGCGGACGGCATCGTGGTCCGACACCCGGACGCCGCCAAAGTGAAGCTTCTTGCGGAGCATGCCGCGATCCCGATTATCAACGCGATGACCTCCGAAAACCATCCGTGCGAGGTCGTCGCCGACTTCTACGCGTTGCGACAGCGGAGAGAGGACTATCTTGACCTTGTTTATACGTACGTCGGTCCCGTCGGCAACATCTTCAAGGCGTGGGCCGACCTTGCGGAAGTGATGAACCTCCGCTTCCATCACGTGTGTACGCCGGATAACGAATACAGGGAGCCTGACGCCAACTATCGCTTTCATTCCGATCTGGACGACATCTTGCCGCAGAGCGATGTCATCCTAACGGATTCGCTGCCGGACTCTTACCGAAACTCCGAATATATCGATGCTTACCAGATTACGCTGGAGAAGCTGCGCACCGCGAAGCCTCGCGCGATGCTCAATCCTTGTCCTCCCTTCTTTCGCTCGGAGGAAGTCAGCGAGGACGCGATCGATTCGGAATTCTTCGTCGGCTATGGCTTCAAGAAGGACCTCCTGCTTGTGCAGCAGGCGATTCTTGTGTATTGCTTGTTTGGTCGGTTATAA
- a CDS encoding putative holin-like toxin has translation MPVDVFESLYLMIAFATLVVLILNTSQRK, from the coding sequence ATGCCCGTGGACGTATTCGAATCACTATACTTAATGATAGCCTTCGCTACATTGGTTGTGTTGATCCTGAACACGTCGCAACGGAAATAG
- a CDS encoding PadR family transcriptional regulator, with translation MISSDVIRGYNDTIILCLLLDNESYGYEISKKIKLLSEGKYVMKETTLYSAFTRLEKNGYIVSFYKEEETHGRRRTYYRITPAGIEYYREKCIEWNVTQHVINKFVREL, from the coding sequence TTGATCAGCAGCGACGTGATTCGCGGGTACAACGACACGATCATCTTATGCCTGTTGTTGGACAACGAATCTTACGGTTATGAGATTTCCAAGAAGATCAAGCTGTTGTCGGAAGGCAAGTACGTAATGAAGGAGACGACGTTGTACTCGGCCTTTACGCGATTGGAGAAGAACGGCTATATCGTTTCCTTTTATAAGGAAGAGGAGACGCATGGAAGGCGGCGTACGTACTATCGCATTACGCCTGCGGGAATAGAGTATTACCGTGAGAAATGCATCGAGTGGAACGTAACCCAGCACGTGATCAATAAATTTGTAAGGGAGCTGTGA
- a CDS encoding permease prefix domain 1-containing protein — METIISYLDNMFAAFPRTSQILKLKEELLTTMEEKYFELKREGKSENEAVGIVISEFGNVEELMREVGVAPEAEHTFGPVLSMPETEQYLAHKKRVGLLVGLGVMLCITGASLLIALSNLLSDVGMMVGMITMFLLVAAAVGLFIYSGMQSEAFKYLQSDFILPGDLRASLQRQRQAFMPTYTFAIIVGVGLCVLSPVLLFATMLASDDITTYGVVGMLLMIAAAAFLFVYAGNMKQSFSVLLKLGEYSKVNQEQNKVIGAVAAFIWPLATVVFLLGGFLFKAWHVSWLVFPVTALLFGAFSAVYSITKGSAGKSG, encoded by the coding sequence ATGGAGACCATTATCAGTTACCTCGACAACATGTTTGCGGCATTCCCCCGAACGAGCCAAATCCTCAAGCTGAAAGAGGAATTGCTGACGACGATGGAGGAGAAATATTTCGAGTTGAAGCGCGAGGGCAAGTCGGAAAATGAAGCGGTCGGCATCGTCATCTCCGAATTCGGCAACGTCGAAGAGCTGATGCGCGAAGTGGGAGTCGCGCCGGAAGCGGAGCACACCTTCGGCCCGGTACTAAGCATGCCGGAAACAGAGCAGTATCTTGCTCATAAGAAGAGAGTCGGCTTGCTCGTCGGGCTCGGCGTCATGTTATGCATAACGGGAGCCTCGTTGCTCATCGCTTTAAGCAATCTGCTCAGCGACGTAGGAATGATGGTCGGAATGATTACTATGTTCCTCTTGGTAGCAGCCGCTGTCGGCTTATTCATCTATAGCGGCATGCAGTCGGAAGCGTTCAAATATTTGCAGTCCGATTTCATCCTGCCCGGGGACTTGCGCGCTTCGCTTCAGCGGCAGCGGCAAGCGTTCATGCCGACCTACACATTCGCGATAATCGTCGGCGTAGGATTGTGCGTCCTGTCGCCGGTGCTGCTGTTCGCTACCATGCTGGCGAGCGACGACATTACGACCTATGGCGTCGTCGGCATGCTGCTCATGATCGCCGCAGCCGCGTTCTTGTTCGTCTACGCCGGGAACATGAAACAGAGCTTCAGCGTACTGCTGAAGCTCGGGGAGTACTCCAAGGTAAACCAGGAGCAGAACAAGGTGATCGGGGCGGTCGCAGCGTTCATCTGGCCGTTGGCTACGGTGGTGTTTTTGCTCGGCGGGTTTCTGTTCAAGGCTTGGCACGTCAGTTGGCTCGTGTTCCCGGTGACGGCATTGTTGTTCGGCGCCTTCAGCGCGGTGTACAGTATCACGAAGGGAAGCGCTGGGAAGAGCGGCTAG
- a CDS encoding DUF2357 domain-containing protein, with protein MAPLSSGDKFRVRQPGGEWAPLAEAYLREATEYEWTWETEEMPERLAMGGVPLAYRSGKNGVEGRFITPFQSGHVEFALNRESYPNYVYPDERKLTTAQFELMMTDILEEADVCFQYAGLTLPMESEGKDRRISWAQWNYVDYGFQELAGIVRRILERPLRRLRNEEVLMRREQVKSVSVATTRWLERHYGDDEGGAAIPPHVVTSIRREHYGIYENALLKRFLSELQGLLLQYMVCGLPEVQEKARTYMDRVQYWLRQELFQGIAAHRGPIQVSTILRKHPVYRLGYLWFERLYRHGKARWGFGVPFPLKDTFALYEIWCYMQLVRLFRRKGLLQETQALYRTAGERLFLSLAKHRESRVSLVEGYALYYQRVFRWNSPTLYSFTQQMEPDITIEDGKRVLVFDPKYRVPANVGTALGEMHKYRDGIVSRENDSPAVEAVFILTPSRGGPEDELRYFQEWYHERYRMGAIELAPGKGESEALERAVDRFFRSGL; from the coding sequence ATGGCGCCGCTCAGTTCTGGCGATAAGTTCCGCGTCCGGCAGCCGGGCGGGGAGTGGGCGCCGCTGGCCGAGGCGTATCTCCGCGAGGCGACGGAGTACGAGTGGACGTGGGAGACGGAGGAGATGCCCGAGCGGCTCGCCATGGGGGGCGTGCCGCTTGCGTATCGGAGCGGGAAGAACGGCGTAGAAGGCCGGTTTATCACGCCTTTCCAGAGCGGGCACGTCGAATTCGCTTTGAATCGGGAGTCGTACCCCAACTATGTATACCCCGACGAGCGTAAGCTGACGACAGCGCAATTCGAGCTCATGATGACCGACATTCTGGAAGAAGCCGACGTGTGCTTCCAATATGCGGGGCTGACGCTACCTATGGAATCGGAGGGGAAGGATCGGCGCATCTCCTGGGCGCAGTGGAATTACGTCGACTACGGTTTTCAGGAGCTGGCCGGCATCGTTCGGCGTATTTTGGAACGGCCCCTGCGACGGCTGCGGAATGAGGAGGTGCTCATGCGCCGGGAGCAGGTGAAGTCGGTCTCCGTCGCCACGACGCGATGGTTGGAACGCCATTACGGGGATGACGAAGGCGGTGCTGCGATTCCGCCCCATGTGGTAACCTCGATTCGGCGCGAGCATTACGGGATCTATGAGAATGCCTTGCTGAAGCGGTTCCTGTCGGAGCTGCAAGGGCTGCTCTTACAGTACATGGTCTGCGGCTTGCCCGAGGTGCAGGAGAAAGCGCGGACATACATGGACCGCGTACAATACTGGTTGCGACAGGAGTTGTTTCAAGGCATTGCGGCTCATCGCGGACCGATTCAGGTCAGCACGATCCTTCGGAAGCATCCCGTGTATCGGTTGGGCTATCTTTGGTTCGAACGTCTGTATCGACATGGGAAGGCACGATGGGGGTTTGGGGTTCCTTTTCCACTGAAAGATACGTTCGCGCTCTATGAGATTTGGTGTTATATGCAGCTGGTGCGATTGTTCCGTCGGAAAGGGCTGCTCCAGGAGACGCAAGCGTTATATCGAACGGCGGGGGAGCGGCTGTTCCTATCTCTTGCGAAGCATCGGGAGAGCCGGGTGTCTCTGGTGGAGGGGTATGCGCTGTATTACCAACGCGTATTTCGATGGAACTCGCCGACGCTCTATTCGTTCACGCAGCAAATGGAGCCGGATATTACGATCGAAGACGGCAAGCGCGTGCTGGTGTTCGATCCGAAGTATCGCGTTCCGGCGAATGTCGGTACGGCGCTAGGGGAGATGCATAAGTATCGCGACGGCATCGTGTCGAGGGAGAACGACAGCCCGGCGGTGGAGGCGGTGTTTATCTTGACGCCGTCCCGCGGGGGACCGGAGGATGAGCTTCGTTATTTCCAGGAGTGGTATCACGAGCGGTATCGCATGGGGGCGATCGAGCTGGCTCCGGGGAAGGGCGAGAGCGAGGCGCTGGAGCGGGCTGTGGATCGGTTTTTCCGTTCCGGGCTGTAG
- a CDS encoding McrB family protein has product MLQLSHYQTLFDLNVTSERCKLVLEQVEATVKPLVESYLRRLNDPSLHIHTYATTLQTTYHDALKKKHSNIGRKYFVQIMRTVGQSQVNELTLEFNGMSRVVSIHVETNFYPMWEASRTNRLGDILGGLGADTTVMASSSGQDAPEREIVKFDAVQDFIKSCIKPRRRPWFYFAKLHPLKEEWSESRLFEELDKAYAQLSSIRSYLADEKGLSDRAGRILELFKEEHEKQEILLFQKPYQLQLSAAEKVQSGVSRQAFTVKDGDQLIEKGYVVYYRYHEKQTPHEVLAIQLDGHNHIYTNIRNLLGPGLQEWWIRKTFATHSLDNAKVLEESMTLLRQHGIEVRDADTYLAGVFDNDAAAFTEPAAEVKKRLIASALLFAHASEKLQLPTSEEGGSQPPKPAGAGDGGDEGGDPETYTASFRLPPILDTVVSSGLTFSLDIVRDFHLNLTALDDKHFVILSGISGTGKTQLARLYANAVYGLEYEAANPYLSIIPVRPDWTDSSALFGYYSSFEQRYVVPEFLRVVLQAQQEREKPHFIVLDEMNLARVEYYLSDYLSGVESRKEIPLHSREDVEAVPKTVTIPPNLYVIGTVNVDETTHAISDKVLDRAFVMTLSEVDFDSFWDRIDEETQGRVAGEFHFLRKVYGIMKEHHLHFGYRSMQEMLRKLLQNKALEDSVRLDEEKALERVVMEKVLPKVRGDDSIADMLSALKGTLAERFGAGSESVRIVERMEKEIVRYGAAQFWR; this is encoded by the coding sequence ATGCTGCAATTATCGCATTACCAGACGTTGTTCGACCTGAATGTAACGAGCGAACGCTGTAAGCTAGTACTAGAGCAAGTCGAGGCGACGGTGAAGCCACTAGTAGAGAGCTACTTGAGAAGGCTGAACGATCCCTCCTTACATATCCATACTTACGCAACTACGCTGCAGACGACGTATCATGACGCATTGAAGAAGAAGCATTCGAATATCGGCCGGAAGTATTTCGTTCAGATCATGCGCACCGTGGGCCAATCGCAGGTCAACGAGCTGACGCTGGAATTCAACGGAATGAGCAGAGTGGTGTCGATCCACGTGGAGACGAACTTCTATCCGATGTGGGAAGCGTCGCGCACGAATCGGTTGGGGGACATTCTCGGCGGCTTGGGCGCCGACACCACTGTAATGGCCTCCAGCAGCGGGCAAGACGCGCCGGAACGGGAGATCGTGAAGTTTGATGCGGTACAAGACTTTATCAAGTCCTGTATTAAGCCGCGGAGGCGGCCGTGGTTTTATTTCGCGAAGCTTCACCCTTTGAAAGAGGAATGGTCGGAGTCGCGTCTCTTCGAGGAGCTGGACAAGGCGTACGCGCAGCTGAGCTCGATCCGGAGTTACTTAGCGGATGAGAAGGGATTGAGCGATCGCGCCGGCCGCATTCTCGAGCTGTTTAAGGAAGAGCATGAGAAACAAGAGATCTTGCTGTTCCAGAAGCCGTATCAGCTGCAGCTGTCCGCCGCGGAGAAGGTGCAATCCGGCGTTTCGCGTCAGGCGTTTACGGTGAAGGATGGGGACCAGCTCATCGAGAAAGGGTACGTCGTCTACTACCGTTACCATGAGAAGCAGACGCCGCACGAAGTGCTGGCGATCCAACTGGACGGTCATAACCATATCTACACGAACATTCGCAATCTGCTAGGACCGGGCCTCCAGGAATGGTGGATTCGGAAAACGTTCGCGACGCATAGCCTAGACAATGCCAAGGTGCTTGAGGAAAGTATGACGTTGCTGCGGCAGCACGGCATTGAGGTGCGAGACGCCGATACGTACCTCGCGGGCGTGTTCGATAACGATGCGGCCGCATTCACGGAGCCGGCCGCGGAGGTGAAGAAGCGGCTCATTGCGTCGGCGCTGCTGTTTGCACATGCGAGCGAGAAGCTGCAGTTGCCGACGTCGGAGGAGGGGGGATCGCAACCGCCGAAACCTGCCGGCGCAGGAGACGGAGGCGACGAGGGAGGCGACCCGGAGACGTACACGGCCAGCTTCCGGCTGCCGCCGATTCTCGATACGGTGGTGAGCAGCGGCCTCACCTTCTCCCTGGACATTGTGCGCGACTTCCATTTGAATTTAACGGCGTTGGACGATAAGCACTTCGTCATTCTGAGCGGTATCTCGGGCACGGGAAAAACGCAGCTGGCTCGCTTATATGCGAATGCGGTGTACGGCTTGGAGTATGAAGCGGCTAATCCGTACCTCTCTATTATTCCGGTACGGCCGGATTGGACGGATTCGAGCGCCTTGTTCGGCTACTACAGTTCCTTCGAGCAGCGATACGTCGTGCCGGAGTTTCTGCGCGTCGTATTGCAGGCGCAGCAGGAGCGGGAGAAGCCGCATTTCATCGTGTTGGACGAGATGAATCTGGCTCGCGTCGAGTACTATCTCAGCGATTACTTAAGCGGCGTCGAGTCGCGCAAGGAGATTCCGCTGCATAGTCGCGAGGACGTGGAGGCAGTTCCGAAGACGGTGACGATCCCACCGAACTTGTATGTGATCGGGACGGTGAACGTGGACGAGACGACGCATGCGATCTCAGACAAGGTGCTCGATCGCGCGTTCGTCATGACGCTCAGCGAGGTCGACTTCGATTCATTCTGGGATCGGATCGACGAGGAGACGCAGGGGAGGGTCGCGGGGGAGTTTCATTTTCTGAGGAAGGTGTACGGCATCATGAAAGAGCATCACCTCCACTTCGGTTACCGGTCGATGCAGGAGATGCTTCGTAAGCTGCTGCAGAATAAGGCGCTGGAGGACAGCGTTCGGTTGGACGAGGAGAAGGCGCTGGAACGGGTTGTTATGGAGAAGGTTCTCCCCAAAGTCCGTGGCGACGACTCGATCGCGGACATGCTGTCCGCGCTGAAGGGGACGCTGGCGGAGCGGTTCGGCGCGGGAAGCGAAAGCGTCCGGATCGTCGAGCGCATGGAGAAGGAGATCGTCCGGTATGGCGCCGCTCAGTTCTGGCGATAA